The Desulfomicrobium orale DSM 12838 genome includes a window with the following:
- a CDS encoding outer membrane lipoprotein-sorting protein has product MKTALGMLGLGLLLLFHPTALPAQELSGREIMTLVYDRADGEDRTATITMTLVNRRGSQRVRTVQSFSKDYGPDRKSVMVFQEPADVRGTAYLAWDYEDAGREDDKWLYIPSIRKARRISGASRNEYFMGTDFTYDDMGRRAVDEDTHTLLGEETVLEHPCWKIESVPVNKDDLYTRKVLWVSQRAHLVMQGEYYDRDGLIKTYKALDVREQDGFWTLMRSEMDNVSREHKTVMESAEVRYDSGLEDSLFQVSTIERGRVR; this is encoded by the coding sequence ATGAAAACCGCTCTCGGGATGCTGGGGCTTGGCCTCTTGCTGCTGTTCCACCCTACGGCCCTTCCGGCTCAGGAGCTCTCGGGCCGGGAGATCATGACCCTGGTGTACGACCGTGCCGACGGAGAAGACCGCACCGCCACCATCACCATGACCCTCGTCAACAGACGCGGCAGCCAGCGCGTGCGCACGGTACAGAGCTTTTCCAAGGATTACGGACCGGACAGGAAATCGGTCATGGTCTTTCAGGAGCCCGCCGACGTGCGCGGCACGGCCTATCTGGCCTGGGACTACGAAGACGCCGGCCGCGAAGACGACAAGTGGCTGTATATACCAAGCATCCGCAAGGCGCGGCGTATCAGCGGGGCCTCGCGCAACGAGTATTTCATGGGCACGGACTTCACCTACGACGACATGGGCCGCCGCGCCGTGGACGAGGACACGCACACCCTCCTCGGCGAGGAAACCGTGCTGGAACACCCGTGCTGGAAGATAGAGTCCGTCCCCGTGAACAAGGACGACCTGTACACGCGCAAGGTGCTCTGGGTCAGCCAACGGGCACATCTGGTCATGCAGGGCGAATACTATGACAGGGACGGCCTGATCAAAACGTACAAGGCCCTCGACGTACGCGAGCAGGACGGCTTCTGGACGCTCATGCGCTCGGAAATGGACAACGTGTCCCGTGAGCACAAAACCGTCATGGAGTCGGCCGAGGTGCGCTACGACTCCGGCCTGGAGGACAGCCTGTTCCAGGTTTCCACCATCGAACGGGGACGCGTCCGGTAG
- a CDS encoding DUF1302 family protein, with protein sequence MRAFILSSLLLFVLGSLPAGAEDRPWTDRLRLSGLAETIQSFRLSDTSDQVTSRLHARLELGADLDLAYVFVSADAEKNWKIPSETGTSIHEAWVEHVHDGWDIRAGRQIIIWGKADGVQITDIICPPDNTEALIRDLDEIRRPVDALRFRLLRGSVDAEAIWIPVFRPAKLPESGTPWAVERTPGPVRVDMADTDEPGSGLENSEIALKISAYLPGVDVAASVFHTWDDFPAMHRDLVRDGGETRLRVRPRHHRLTVYGLEFSRPWSDFVFRGEAAWYAGRYFEHGRPEQGPRPKDALKWLGGVDWTPGDDWTVIAQIFGQSIAGHGGELAAPEHDVSASLNISKSMLRQTLTLSNMLYFHFNEGDFLNRVKADYELRDGLHLLAGLDFFGGGDTGFGVYEDNSQAWIKLKYNF encoded by the coding sequence ATGCGCGCGTTCATTCTGTCCTCGCTTCTCCTGTTCGTTCTGGGCTCGCTCCCGGCCGGGGCGGAGGATCGTCCCTGGACGGATCGCCTGCGGTTATCCGGACTGGCCGAGACTATCCAGTCTTTCCGGCTGAGCGACACCTCCGACCAGGTCACGTCCCGGCTGCACGCCCGCCTGGAGCTGGGCGCGGATCTGGATCTTGCCTACGTCTTCGTATCCGCCGACGCGGAAAAAAACTGGAAGATTCCCTCGGAAACCGGAACCTCGATCCACGAGGCCTGGGTCGAGCATGTGCACGACGGCTGGGACATACGGGCCGGGCGGCAGATCATCATCTGGGGCAAGGCCGACGGCGTGCAGATCACGGACATCATCTGCCCGCCCGACAACACCGAGGCCCTGATCCGCGATCTGGATGAAATCCGCCGCCCCGTGGACGCCCTCAGATTCCGGCTGCTTCGGGGCTCGGTCGATGCGGAAGCCATCTGGATTCCGGTCTTCCGTCCCGCGAAACTGCCCGAGAGCGGTACCCCGTGGGCTGTGGAGCGCACACCCGGGCCGGTCCGGGTGGACATGGCCGATACGGATGAACCCGGCTCCGGCCTCGAAAACAGTGAAATCGCCCTCAAGATTTCGGCCTACCTGCCCGGCGTGGACGTAGCGGCATCGGTCTTCCACACCTGGGACGACTTTCCGGCCATGCACCGCGACCTGGTCCGGGACGGGGGAGAGACAAGACTTCGCGTGCGGCCCAGGCACCACCGCCTGACCGTGTACGGTCTGGAGTTTTCCCGGCCGTGGTCGGATTTCGTGTTCCGAGGCGAGGCGGCCTGGTATGCGGGACGCTATTTCGAACACGGCCGTCCGGAACAGGGGCCGCGGCCCAAGGACGCCCTGAAATGGCTCGGCGGCGTGGACTGGACGCCCGGAGACGACTGGACGGTCATCGCCCAGATATTCGGGCAGAGCATCGCCGGACACGGAGGGGAACTGGCCGCGCCGGAGCACGATGTCAGCGCCAGTCTGAACATCTCCAAAAGCATGCTGCGGCAGACCCTGACCCTGTCCAACATGCTCTACTTCCATTTCAACGAGGGCGATTTCCTGAACCGCGTGAAGGCCGACTACGAACTGCGCGACGGCCTGCACCTGCTGGCCGGGCTGGATTTCTTCGGCGGCGGGGACACGGGTTTCGGCGTCTACGAAGACAATTCGCAGGCGTGGATCAAGCTCAAGTACAATTTCTAG
- a CDS encoding class I SAM-dependent methyltransferase codes for MSTSHTVSGRDYGRLFDMISAPIKTRLLQSGLDLGVFDRLKAWVTASEAAKHIGIHPKNAVPYLDALTCIGLLEKQDGRYRNAPEAESFLRADSPAFLGPLLAQVSAMCVAPLDDLTGLLRNGPQEEPQAFGDENLWPAFTRDGAGWVRAGVGEQMAAVLAALPEFPAMRKMLDLGGGHGLFAQAFVRAHPSMTAIVFDRAPVLAVAEEFIRENGMQDRVSVLAGDYLTGGVGSGYDLVWACSTLNFARHDLDALSAKIHAALNPGGLFVSFQDGLTHERTQPETLLPRLGVVLATGQDMYFDQGEIARSMLGAGFISVHSRTIATPMGELDLDIARKGWEIRK; via the coding sequence ATGAGCACATCACACACTGTTTCCGGCCGGGATTACGGCCGTCTCTTCGACATGATCTCCGCCCCCATCAAGACCCGGCTGCTCCAGAGCGGCCTGGACCTGGGCGTTTTCGATCGTCTGAAAGCCTGGGTCACAGCTTCGGAAGCGGCAAAACACATCGGTATCCATCCGAAAAACGCGGTCCCGTACCTGGATGCCCTGACCTGCATCGGCCTGCTGGAGAAGCAGGACGGCCGCTACCGCAACGCGCCCGAAGCCGAGTCCTTCCTGCGCGCGGACAGCCCCGCCTTTCTGGGGCCGCTGCTGGCCCAAGTTTCCGCCATGTGCGTGGCTCCGCTGGACGACCTGACCGGTCTGCTGCGAAACGGCCCGCAGGAGGAACCCCAGGCCTTTGGCGACGAAAACCTCTGGCCAGCGTTCACGCGCGACGGCGCGGGCTGGGTCAGGGCGGGCGTGGGCGAACAGATGGCCGCCGTGCTGGCCGCCCTGCCCGAGTTTCCGGCCATGCGGAAAATGCTCGATCTGGGCGGCGGCCACGGGCTCTTCGCCCAGGCATTCGTACGCGCGCACCCGTCCATGACCGCCATCGTCTTCGACCGCGCGCCGGTGCTGGCCGTGGCCGAAGAGTTCATCCGCGAAAACGGCATGCAGGACAGAGTTTCCGTGCTGGCCGGAGATTATCTGACTGGCGGCGTCGGCTCTGGTTACGACCTGGTCTGGGCCTGCTCCACTCTCAATTTCGCCCGTCACGATCTGGACGCTCTGAGCGCCAAAATCCACGCCGCCCTGAATCCCGGCGGGCTGTTCGTGAGCTTCCAGGACGGCCTGACCCATGAACGTACGCAGCCGGAAACGCTGCTGCCCAGACTGGGCGTCGTGCTCGCCACAGGCCAGGACATGTATTTCGATCAGGGAGAAATCGCGCGGAGCATGCTCGGCGCGGGCTTTATATCCGTGCATTCGCGGACCATCGCCACGCCCATGGGCGAGCTGGATCTGGACATCGCCCGCAAAGGCTGGGAGATTCGAAAATGA
- a CDS encoding DUF4198 domain-containing protein — protein sequence MKKTLLALTLTLFTAAAAQAHSLWINAFESHAHTPPHVMVSLGWGHALPMDDILNSPNGRVELDRFELIDPAQGKTVLLLPTAQEAKPSGTARDFDVFPGDLAAQKVAFKADSAPGVYQFSATTKPTFYTQYVDTKGKERMQLKPRDEVKDLDKTLMSVKFQAFAKSYTTVGKWTRPEPLGHGLEIIPRTDLSDLRAGDLVEVDVLFYGKPLTATAKSIEYITAHSAGFGQSDGFALFSYIMDGKAQFRVQNAGQWMISVNHKDDVTPDGPLKDLMGKADQVYHAASLTFTVK from the coding sequence ATGAAAAAGACTCTGCTCGCTCTGACCCTGACACTTTTCACGGCCGCCGCGGCCCAGGCCCATTCGCTGTGGATCAACGCTTTCGAGTCCCATGCCCACACACCGCCCCATGTCATGGTCTCTCTGGGCTGGGGGCATGCGCTGCCCATGGACGACATTCTGAATTCTCCCAACGGACGCGTGGAGCTGGACCGCTTCGAGCTCATCGATCCGGCGCAGGGCAAGACAGTTCTGCTCCTCCCCACGGCCCAGGAAGCCAAACCATCCGGCACGGCCAGAGACTTCGACGTGTTTCCCGGCGATCTGGCCGCGCAGAAAGTCGCCTTCAAGGCGGACAGCGCGCCCGGCGTGTACCAGTTCAGCGCCACGACCAAACCCACCTTCTACACCCAGTATGTGGACACCAAGGGCAAGGAGCGCATGCAGCTCAAGCCCCGCGATGAGGTCAAGGACCTGGACAAGACGCTCATGTCCGTCAAATTCCAGGCCTTCGCCAAATCCTACACCACCGTGGGCAAATGGACCCGGCCCGAGCCGCTGGGACACGGCCTGGAAATCATTCCGCGCACGGATCTGAGTGACCTGCGCGCGGGCGATCTGGTGGAGGTGGACGTGCTCTTCTACGGCAAGCCCCTGACGGCCACGGCCAAGAGCATCGAATATATCACCGCCCACAGCGCTGGCTTCGGCCAGAGCGACGGCTTCGCCCTCTTTTCCTACATCATGGATGGCAAGGCTCAGTTCAGGGTGCAGAACGCCGGCCAGTGGATGATCAGCGTCAATCACAAGGACGACGTCACCCCCGACGGCCCGCTGAAAGATCTGATGGGCAAGGCCGATCAGGTGTATCATGCGGCCAGCCTGACCTTCACCGTAAAGTGA